From a single Chiloscyllium punctatum isolate Juve2018m chromosome 31, sChiPun1.3, whole genome shotgun sequence genomic region:
- the LOC140457212 gene encoding uncharacterized protein: MEGKSPIHSGEKPFTCSLCGRGFSRSSGLSRHKRSHDGVKPWKCGDCGEGFSYPSELKTHLRRHTGERPFTCSECGKGFTDSSTLLRHQQVHTGEKPFKCPDCTKCYKNSWELRRHQRLHTDERPFKCSDCGKSFKSSGELMRHQHVHTDERPFRCSHCGNGFKRPSNLTIHQCTHTGERPFTCSKCGKRFTQLSSLLRHQRVHTGERPFTCSKCGKRFTWSSDLTKHQRVHTGERPFTCSDCGKGFTQSSSLLTHQRFHSGERPYTCSECGKGFTQSSHLLIHQRFHSGERPYTCSECGKGFTQSSTLLIHQQVHSGERPFSCPQCEKRFTRSSHLLRHQRVHK; encoded by the coding sequence ATGGAGGGGAAAAGCCCCATTCACAgcggggagaaaccattcacatgTTCTTTGTGTGGACGAGGTTTCAGCCGGTCATCCGGTCTGTCGAGACACAAGCGCAGTCACGATGGGGTGAAGCCATGGAAGTGTGGGGACTGTGGGGAGGGATTTAGTTACCCGTCTGAGCTGAAAACCCATCTCCGCCggcacaccggggagaggccattcacctgctcggagtgtgggaaaggattcaccgATTCATCCACTCTGCTGAGacaccaacaagttcacactggcgagaagccttttaaatgtccaGACTGCACAAAGTGCTACAAGAATTCCTGGGAACTCCGGCGCCATCAGCGACTTCACACAGATGAAAGACCTTTTAAATGTTCCGACTGTGGAAAGAGCTTTAAAAGCTCTGGGGAACTGATGCGCCATCAACATGTTCACACCGATGAGAGGCCATTCAGGTGCTCTCACTGCGGAAATGGGTTCAAGCGACCGTCTAACCTCACTATACACCAGTGCACTCACACTGGAGAGAGACCATTCACGTGCTCCAAGTGTGGCAAAAGATTCACTCAGTTATCCAGCTTGCTGAGACACCAAagggttcacactggggagagaccattcacctgctccaAGTGTGGGAAACGATTCACTTGGTCTTCTGATCTGACAAAACACCAGCgcgttcacaccggggagaggccattcacctgctctgattgtgggaagggattcactcagtcatccagCCTGCTGACACACCAGCGGTTTCACAGTGGAGAGAGGCCATACACCTGCTCCGagtgtggaaagggattcactcaatcctcCCATCTGTTGATCCACCAGCGGTTTCACAGTGGGGAGAGGCCATACACCtgctccgagtgtgggaagggcttcactCAGTCATCTACCTTGCTCATACACCAGCAGGTTCACAGTGGAGAGAGACCATTCAGCTGCCCTCAGTGTGAGAAGCGATTTACACGGTCATctcacctgctgagacaccagcgagttcacaagtAA
- the LOC140457171 gene encoding uncharacterized protein, with product MAVAFPTMPSAQDSAPARTKYACSSVRAQGIVDRPFVRRCTRSRRRNITALTVGETVWGGGVNRSSNLERHEDTSTAEKPWKCGDCGKGFSSPSKLEIHQRSHTGERPFTCSVCGKGFTHSSNLLRHKQLHTEQSSLICSVCGKAISQSSNFLRHQQTHSGERPFTCSVCGKGFTQSSYLLKHQQIHTRESPFSCTFCGEGFNRLSRFLKHQRTHTGESAFTCFICGKGFNRPSKLLTHHRIHTGERPFSCTLCGKGFTNSSDLLIHQRVHTGERPFICSICGKGFTRSSHLLTHQLVHTDHRPFQCSDCEKTFKCKKDLLIHQRVHTGERPYTCSVCGKAFTQSSSCLTHQRIHK from the exons ATGGCGGTCGCATTTCCCACAATGCCGAGCGCTCAGGACAGCGCTCCGGCTCGCACCAAGTACGCATGCTCATCGGTCCGGGCGCAGGGCATTGTGGACCGTCCCTTTGTCAGGAGATGTACTCGGTCGAGGCGGAG AAACATCACAGCACTCACAGTCGGAGAAACTGTGTGGGGAGGAGGTGTGAATCGATCATCCAACCTGGAGAGACACGAGGACACCAGCACCGCGGAGAAGCCGTGGAAATGTGGCgattgtgggaagggattcagttCCCCATCAAAACTGGAAATTCATCAACGCAGCCACACTGGAGAGAGGCCATTTACGtgctctgtgtgtgggaagggcttcacaCATTCATCCAACCTTCTCAGACACAAGCAACTTCACACTGAGCAAAGTTCACTCATTTGCTCTGTATGTGGGAAGGCAATTAGTCAGTCGTCGAACTTTCTGAGGCATCAGCAAACTCACAGTGGAGAGAGGcctttcacctgctctgtgtgtgggaagggattcactcagtcgtcctacctgctgaaacaccagcaaATTCACACGAGGGAAAGTCCATTCTCCTGTACCTTCTGTGGGGAAGGATTTAACCGACTGTCCAGATTTCTGAAACACCAGCGCACTCACACTGGGGAGAGTGCGTTCACCTGCTTTATCTGTGGGAAAGGATTTAATCGACCATCCAAACTGCTGACACATCACCgcattcacactggggagagaccgttctcCTGTACcttgtgtgggaaaggattcaccaattcatctgacctactGATTCACCAGcgtgttcacactggggagaggccgttcatctGTTCCATATGTggaaagggatttactcgatcatCCCACCTTCTGACACATCAACTTGTTCATACCGATCATAGACCTTTCCAGTGCTCTGACTGTGAAAAGACCTTTAAATGCAAAAAGGATCTGCTGatacaccagcgagttcacactggagagagaccatacacctgctctgtgtgtgggaaggCTTTCACACAGTCATCCTCCTGCCTGACACACCAGCGAATTCACAAATGA